From the genome of Chloroflexota bacterium, one region includes:
- a CDS encoding transglycosylase domain-containing protein, translating into MWLLTGAAAAAILAGTLVFAVIAASGVGAAAAAASTLLTDVPEVEEILDVGSGLFQTTTIVDRRGRQLGELLGQGRRTLVPPDAIPADVKAAVIAAEDATFYENPGVELRAIVRALWQNFAGGEIVSGASTITQQLVKNVLLTPEETVERKVKEAVLAWQLSEQFSKDEILGLYLNQNYFGSLSYGVAAAARTYFGKPLRDVTLAEAALLAGLLRSPSTDNPHVDPAAARREQLRVLDRLEESGLASPARVEAARREVITIMPPQAAEVRAPHFFQYVLDEVQARYGPDVSWQGWRIVTTLDLDLQQQAEAAAREHVATLADQTVTNAALVALRPGTGEVLAMVGSLDFNDATIDGQVNVTLAPRQPGSAFKPVMYASALQRGYTPATMLLDIPTIVPIAGQEPYAPRNYSERFSGPVSLRTALGSSLNIPAVRTQIDANVGLSPTVAMAERLGITTLTDPSRIGPALALGSNEVRLIELTSAYGVFANEGRSVAPTGILCILDAQGRVVEQLGDDGCSARVLADVAEAPTRIAATQVISPGLAFLMTSILSDENARVLGFGNTRRNLQLPGRAAAAKTGTTEDTRDALTVGYTPQLVTGVWVGNADGTPMDEVTGVRGAAPIWQRFMTAALQGQPALAWPQPATVVVQEIDALSGLLPSPFTPETREEFFLTGTVPAQRDMVHQAFEIHVPTGLLATPDTPRDDVEEQVFVVLPTEAEEWQRTLSEESPLRLPPEAFVEAAAPSSGASGQAAIISPAPSERVRSVLDVQGTAAGPLFRDFELRYGAGPAPGSWIRIGTVGGSPVTEGPLRAIDTSQLPDGPYTLRLAVRASNGREDLVFRRFVVDNSPPAVAVAGLANGDERPAGVLELRAVWQDAGGLAAVAYEMNGETIDEVQRAPYRLRWTAEPGTYTLRAIATDRAGNQTASDPVTFTVR; encoded by the coding sequence GTGTGGTTGCTGACGGGAGCGGCTGCCGCGGCAATCCTGGCTGGCACGCTGGTGTTCGCGGTGATTGCGGCCAGCGGAGTGGGCGCCGCCGCGGCGGCCGCCAGCACGCTGCTGACGGACGTGCCCGAGGTCGAGGAGATCCTGGACGTCGGCTCCGGCCTGTTTCAAACCACCACGATCGTCGACCGGCGCGGCCGTCAACTGGGCGAGCTGTTGGGCCAGGGCCGGCGCACGCTGGTGCCGCCGGATGCGATCCCCGCCGATGTGAAGGCGGCGGTGATTGCGGCGGAAGACGCCACGTTCTACGAGAACCCGGGGGTCGAGCTGCGCGCCATCGTGCGCGCCTTGTGGCAGAACTTCGCGGGCGGCGAAATCGTCTCCGGGGCCAGCACCATCACGCAGCAACTGGTCAAGAACGTGCTGCTCACGCCCGAGGAAACGGTGGAGCGCAAGGTCAAGGAAGCCGTGCTGGCGTGGCAGCTCAGCGAGCAGTTCTCGAAGGACGAAATCCTGGGGCTCTACCTCAATCAGAACTACTTCGGCAGCTTGAGCTACGGGGTGGCCGCGGCCGCCCGCACCTATTTTGGGAAGCCGCTGCGTGACGTGACGCTGGCGGAGGCCGCACTGCTGGCGGGGCTATTGCGGTCGCCGTCCACGGACAATCCCCACGTGGACCCGGCAGCGGCGCGCCGGGAGCAGCTGCGGGTGCTGGACCGGCTCGAAGAGTCCGGTCTCGCGTCGCCGGCGCGCGTGGAAGCGGCGCGCCGCGAGGTCATCACGATCATGCCGCCGCAGGCAGCCGAGGTGCGCGCGCCCCACTTCTTCCAGTACGTGTTGGACGAAGTGCAGGCGCGCTACGGGCCGGATGTGAGCTGGCAGGGCTGGCGCATCGTCACCACGCTGGACCTGGACCTGCAGCAGCAGGCCGAGGCGGCGGCGCGCGAACACGTCGCCACGCTGGCCGACCAGACGGTGACGAACGCGGCGCTGGTGGCGCTGCGGCCGGGCACGGGCGAGGTTCTGGCCATGGTGGGCAGCCTGGACTTCAACGACGCGACGATCGACGGCCAGGTGAACGTGACGCTGGCGCCGCGCCAGCCGGGATCGGCGTTCAAGCCCGTCATGTACGCCAGCGCCCTGCAGCGGGGATATACCCCGGCGACCATGTTGCTGGACATTCCAACGATCGTGCCGATCGCGGGGCAAGAGCCGTACGCGCCGAGGAACTACAGCGAGCGGTTCAGCGGACCGGTGAGCCTGCGCACGGCGCTGGGAAGCTCGCTCAACATCCCGGCGGTGCGGACGCAGATCGATGCAAACGTCGGTCTCAGTCCCACGGTGGCCATGGCCGAGCGGCTGGGCATCACGACGCTGACGGATCCGTCGCGCATCGGCCCGGCGCTGGCGCTGGGCTCCAACGAGGTGCGGTTGATCGAGCTGACGAGCGCCTACGGCGTCTTCGCCAACGAGGGGCGGTCGGTCGCGCCCACGGGCATCCTCTGCATCCTGGACGCCCAGGGCCGGGTGGTCGAGCAGCTGGGGGACGACGGCTGCAGCGCGCGAGTGCTCGCGGACGTGGCGGAGGCGCCGACCCGCATCGCGGCGACGCAAGTGATCAGTCCCGGGCTGGCGTTCTTGATGACGTCGATTCTCAGCGACGAGAACGCCCGGGTGCTCGGATTCGGCAACACGCGGCGCAATCTCCAACTGCCCGGACGCGCGGCGGCAGCGAAGACCGGCACGACGGAGGACACGCGCGACGCGCTGACGGTTGGCTACACGCCCCAGCTGGTGACGGGGGTGTGGGTGGGCAATGCCGACGGGACGCCGATGGACGAGGTGACAGGCGTGCGCGGGGCCGCGCCGATTTGGCAGCGGTTCATGACGGCGGCGCTTCAGGGCCAGCCGGCGCTGGCATGGCCGCAGCCGGCGACGGTGGTGGTGCAGGAGATCGACGCGCTGTCCGGCCTGTTGCCATCGCCGTTCACACCCGAGACCCGCGAGGAGTTTTTCCTCACCGGCACGGTGCCGGCACAGCGGGACATGGTGCATCAGGCGTTTGAGATTCACGTGCCGACGGGGCTGCTCGCCACGCCGGATACGCCACGGGACGACGTGGAGGAGCAGGTGTTCGTGGTGCTGCCCACCGAAGCCGAGGAGTGGCAGCGAACGCTGTCGGAGGAATCGCCGCTGCGACTGCCGCCCGAAGCCTTCGTGGAAGCGGCGGCGCCGTCCTCCGGCGCGTCAGGGCAGGCGGCCATCATCAGTCCCGCGCCTTCCGAGCGTGTGCGCAGCGTGCTGGATGTCCAGGGGACGGCGGCCGGACCCCTATTCAGGGACTTCGAGCTGCGCTATGGCGCGGGACCGGCCCCGGGGAGCTGGATTCGCATTGGCACGGTTGGCGGGAGCCCCGTGACGGAAGGGCCGCTGCGGGCGATCGACACCAGTCAACTCCCCGACGGTCCCTACACGCTGCGACTGGCGGTGCGCGCGTCGAATGGACGCGAGGACCTGGTGTTCCGGCGGTTCGTGGTGGACAACTCTCCACCGGCAGTGGCGGTGGCGGGCCTGGCCAACGGCGACGAGCGTCCGGCCGGCGTGCTCGAGCTGCGGGCGGTGTGGCAGGACGCGGGTGGATTGGCGGCGGTGGCCTACGAGATGAACGGCGAGACCATAGACGAGGTGCAGCGCGCCCCATATCGCCTCCGCTGGACGGCGGAGCCGGGCACGTACACGCTGCGGGCGATCGCGACGGATCGGGCCGGCAACCAGACGGCGTCGGACCCGGTGACGTTTACGGTGCGCTAG
- a CDS encoding Gfo/Idh/MocA family oxidoreductase: MVGDISVGLIGFGGWTRSAYLPALRLDGRARVAAVAAPSAATRNRALAELGPEIAVFSSAPELLAAADLDAVTVAVPDQAHEPVLADALASGLPLLFEPPVASDRPGVERMLDALRAAPQLVHPDLELSYLPVVARLRQALDAGVIGQPRTANVRLQAGWGHPPRHELSVVHMLAGWYLDMLDRALGRTARRVLVLNGDDEPGLMQTRAVAHLDYGDVLGTFQINIGAVGPLRIDLEVNGTDGDVVCDPLAGAWRLRTREFPHWRLSRQSALEPPAGWPGVHECLRAFLDAVEQGATNTGMRDAIIRQHEVGLAADRSCETGRWEDVRPA; encoded by the coding sequence ATGGTGGGCGACATCAGCGTCGGACTCATCGGATTTGGCGGTTGGACGCGCAGCGCCTACCTCCCGGCGCTGCGCTTAGACGGTCGCGCCAGGGTGGCGGCGGTAGCGGCGCCCAGCGCCGCAACGCGTAACCGCGCCCTTGCGGAGCTCGGGCCGGAAATCGCCGTGTTTTCCTCGGCGCCTGAACTTCTCGCCGCCGCCGACCTGGATGCCGTCACCGTCGCCGTTCCCGACCAGGCGCACGAGCCGGTGCTGGCGGACGCGCTGGCCTCAGGCCTGCCGCTCCTGTTCGAACCGCCCGTGGCCTCCGACCGGCCCGGCGTGGAACGCATGCTGGACGCGCTCCGCGCCGCGCCCCAACTCGTGCACCCCGACCTGGAGCTTTCCTACCTGCCCGTCGTCGCGCGCCTGCGCCAGGCGCTGGACGCCGGCGTCATTGGTCAGCCGCGAACCGCGAACGTGCGGCTGCAAGCCGGGTGGGGCCATCCACCGCGGCACGAGTTGAGCGTGGTGCACATGCTGGCCGGCTGGTATCTGGACATGCTGGACCGCGCGCTCGGCCGCACGGCGCGCCGCGTGCTGGTGCTCAACGGCGACGACGAGCCGGGGCTGATGCAAACGCGCGCCGTCGCTCATCTGGACTACGGCGACGTGCTGGGCACGTTCCAAATCAACATCGGAGCGGTCGGGCCGCTGCGCATCGACCTGGAAGTGAATGGAACCGACGGCGACGTCGTCTGCGATCCGCTGGCGGGCGCCTGGCGCCTGCGCACCCGGGAGTTCCCCCACTGGCGCCTGTCGCGGCAGTCGGCCCTGGAACCGCCGGCCGGCTGGCCCGGCGTCCACGAGTGCCTGCGCGCCTTCCTCGACGCCGTCGAACAGGGAGCGACGAACACCGGCATGCGCGACGCAATCATTCGCCAGCACGAGGTCGGCCTGGCCGCCGATCGGTCCTGCGAAACGGGCAGGTGGGAAGACGTGCGGCCCGCCTAG
- a CDS encoding DUF4202 domain-containing protein, which translates to MDTQRFHDAIRRIDAANADDPHTLIVNGEARPKELTHAAMLTDWVRRLRPDAGEALLLAARAHHIRRWSIPRDDYPSGRRGYLRWRTALHAMHAAEVGRVLQEAGYDADEIARVQQLVRKHNLTRDPEAQTLEDGLCLVFLETQFADLRAQHPAEKIADIVQKTWRKMSPAARELALELDLPSDDRAALEQALVGDTAPSA; encoded by the coding sequence GTGGACACCCAGCGCTTTCACGACGCCATCCGGCGCATCGACGCGGCCAACGCCGACGATCCGCACACGCTGATCGTCAACGGCGAGGCCCGGCCCAAGGAGCTCACCCACGCCGCGATGCTCACGGACTGGGTCCGCCGCCTGCGCCCCGACGCCGGCGAGGCGCTGCTGCTGGCGGCGCGCGCGCACCATATCCGCCGCTGGAGCATCCCTCGCGACGACTATCCGAGCGGCCGGCGCGGCTATCTGCGCTGGCGCACGGCGCTGCATGCCATGCACGCGGCCGAGGTCGGCCGCGTCTTGCAGGAAGCCGGCTACGACGCCGACGAGATTGCGCGCGTCCAGCAGCTGGTGCGCAAGCACAACCTCACGCGCGACCCAGAGGCGCAGACGCTGGAGGACGGGCTCTGCCTGGTCTTCCTCGAGACGCAGTTCGCCGACCTGCGGGCGCAGCATCCGGCCGAGAAGATCGCGGACATCGTGCAAAAGACCTGGCGCAAGATGTCACCCGCGGCCCGTGAGCTGGCGTTGGAGCTGGACTTGCCATCCGACGACCGGGCGGCGCTGGAGCAGGCGCTGGTGGGAGATACAGCGCCTTCGGCGTAG
- a CDS encoding FAD-dependent oxidoreductase, whose protein sequence is MSDRSADVVICGGGVLGAALAYELAGRGARPLLIESRAVASGASGKAAGLLSPASDARAAGPLGPLWRASLARHHALVRELESHGAPGYGFEESPSLLITANAAEAETLRQAAPSQWLEPDEVRARCAWIDGPIEGGLLREASAEIEPDAFTQALIHAARARGAGVGHGRVTGLSLNGRRVAGVQVSGELIRTDAVVLAMGPWTSEAGAWLGLPVPVTPLKGQILRLRLPIAAPETRFSDTDGNYMARKADGLVYVGTTEESVGFDETPTDTARRQILRQAGRFVSAVSRAEVVKQTACLRPLSPDGLPILGAVPGLSGGYIATGHGRAGLLLAPGSAAALAAQITGESPAIELTPFDPARFA, encoded by the coding sequence ATGAGCGATCGGTCGGCGGATGTCGTGATCTGCGGGGGCGGCGTGCTTGGCGCCGCCCTGGCCTACGAGCTCGCCGGACGCGGCGCGCGGCCGCTGCTGATCGAATCACGCGCCGTTGCGTCGGGCGCCAGCGGCAAGGCCGCCGGGCTGCTCTCGCCGGCGTCGGACGCGCGCGCCGCCGGACCGCTGGGACCGCTCTGGCGGGCCAGCTTGGCGCGGCATCACGCCCTGGTCCGCGAGCTGGAGTCCCACGGAGCGCCGGGCTACGGGTTCGAGGAAAGCCCGTCGCTGCTCATCACCGCCAACGCCGCCGAAGCCGAGACGTTGCGGCAGGCCGCCCCGTCCCAGTGGCTGGAGCCCGACGAGGTGCGTGCCCGCTGCGCCTGGATCGACGGTCCTATCGAGGGCGGCCTGCTGCGCGAAGCGAGCGCTGAGATCGAACCTGACGCGTTCACCCAGGCGCTGATCCACGCCGCTCGAGCCCGTGGCGCGGGAGTTGGGCATGGACGCGTGACCGGACTGAGCTTGAACGGCCGACGCGTTGCCGGGGTGCAGGTGAGCGGCGAGCTGATTCGCACCGACGCCGTTGTGCTGGCCATGGGGCCCTGGACCAGCGAGGCCGGGGCCTGGCTCGGGCTGCCCGTGCCCGTCACCCCGCTCAAGGGCCAAATCCTGCGGCTGCGCCTGCCGATCGCCGCGCCTGAAACCCGGTTCTCCGACACCGACGGCAACTACATGGCGCGCAAGGCCGACGGCCTAGTCTACGTCGGGACTACTGAAGAGTCGGTCGGATTCGACGAGACGCCAACCGACACGGCTCGGCGCCAGATTCTGCGCCAGGCCGGCCGCTTCGTCTCCGCGGTGTCGCGGGCCGAAGTCGTCAAGCAGACGGCGTGCCTGCGCCCGCTCTCACCCGACGGATTGCCGATCCTGGGCGCCGTCCCCGGACTTTCCGGCGGATACATCGCCACCGGCCACGGACGCGCGGGACTGCTGCTCGCCCCCGGCAGCGCGGCTGCCCTGGCCGCCCAGATCACCGGCGAGTCGCCCGCCATCGAACTGACGCCCTTCGACCCCGCCCGTTTCGCCTGA
- a CDS encoding helix-turn-helix transcriptional regulator, with protein MVRDATVTLSQTAYDALIARNEELEDRLAAMEADDGSRIPHAVALAIMRGDRPVAVFRKHRGLTLRALAEETGIAASYLSEIERGRKPGSAAVLTRIAVALDTRIDVLKTDIGEAL; from the coding sequence ATGGTCCGTGACGCAACCGTCACGCTGTCGCAGACGGCGTACGACGCCCTGATTGCGCGGAATGAGGAGCTTGAGGATCGGCTGGCCGCGATGGAAGCGGACGACGGGAGTCGAATTCCCCATGCGGTGGCCCTTGCCATCATGCGCGGCGACCGCCCGGTGGCTGTGTTTCGGAAACATCGTGGCCTCACACTACGGGCGCTTGCCGAAGAGACGGGGATTGCTGCGAGCTATCTGTCCGAAATCGAACGGGGGCGTAAGCCGGGCTCGGCGGCGGTGCTGACCCGTATCGCCGTCGCACTGGATACTAGGATCGACGTGTTGAAGACCGACATTGGGGAGGCTTTGTAG
- a CDS encoding restriction endonuclease, whose product MAEITRRRQGEMTQALFRILAEAPGGLAAREAIERVEKILEPTPFEDSEYPNRPGVRRFPKIMRFTTIGPVKARWMVKRRGIWSITEEGTIALEQFPDPEALFREANRLYGKWRAEQPDTPDQPDESEPSSVSILDEAEETAWKEIEDFIAVMDPYDFQDLVAGLLKAMKYHVQWIASAGPDRGVDVVASADPLGAASSRLKIQVKRRANPVDVDGLRAFLAVLGDADIGIFVSSGGFTKSAELEARTQERRRITLIDLNRLAGLWVEHYSRLDEEARRLLPLQPVYFLAPEV is encoded by the coding sequence GTGGCCGAGATTACGCGCCGCCGTCAGGGCGAGATGACCCAGGCGCTCTTTAGAATCCTGGCAGAGGCGCCTGGCGGCCTGGCGGCGCGGGAGGCCATTGAACGTGTGGAGAAAATCCTCGAACCCACACCGTTCGAAGACAGCGAGTACCCCAACCGTCCGGGCGTACGTCGTTTCCCGAAGATCATGCGGTTTACGACTATTGGACCGGTAAAGGCCAGATGGATGGTCAAGCGGCGGGGAATCTGGTCAATAACCGAGGAAGGGACTATTGCGCTCGAGCAGTTTCCAGATCCGGAGGCCCTTTTTCGTGAGGCGAATCGGTTATATGGCAAATGGCGTGCCGAGCAGCCTGACACCCCGGACCAGCCAGACGAGTCAGAGCCCAGTTCGGTGTCGATCCTTGATGAAGCCGAAGAGACGGCGTGGAAGGAAATCGAGGACTTCATCGCTGTGATGGACCCTTACGATTTCCAGGACCTTGTTGCAGGGCTTCTCAAAGCGATGAAGTATCACGTGCAATGGATCGCCTCCGCCGGGCCGGACCGGGGTGTAGATGTCGTGGCATCGGCTGATCCGTTAGGCGCGGCATCTTCACGACTGAAGATTCAGGTCAAGCGGCGCGCCAATCCGGTCGATGTTGACGGTTTGCGCGCGTTTCTGGCTGTGCTCGGCGATGCCGATATCGGCATTTTCGTGTCCTCCGGCGGATTCACAAAGAGCGCTGAACTGGAAGCTCGGACACAAGAACGCCGGCGAATCACGCTGATCGACTTGAACCGGCTCGCCGGCCTGTGGGTCGAGCACTATTCGAGGCTGGACGAAGAGGCGCGGCGACTGCTGCCGCTCCAGCCTGTCTACTTCCTCGCACCCGAGGTGTAA
- a CDS encoding sulfatase-like hydrolase/transferase — protein sequence MTPDRPNILWYCTDQQRFDTIGALGNPHVRTPNLDRFVAQSAAFTHAYCQSPICTPSRASFLTGMYPSRIRNARNGNAVVPSETAERLVTRALADAGYDGGLVGKLHLAGAASAQEPRVDDGYRVFEYSHAPRNDWPLAQHDYARWLHEKGHDPAEVLRTRAGYGGLMAPTPERDNVPPELHQTTWCTERAIAFITGERPSDTPWFLSVNPYDPHPPYNPPWEYYRRYDPSALPGPHFRPSDLETQGRLTRAGVGFQSESQNPDDFRGREVQAAYYAMIELVDEQFGRLLDALESAGQAERTVVVFTSDHGESAGDHGLLQKGCRFFDGLTRVPLIWRWPERFVAGLRSDALVELTDIAPTLLEIAGLPVPEETQGRSLLPILCGDAPANDHRDYVRCEYLDAVDFPGHTRATMYRDRRWKLNVYHNHGLGELYDMQADPHEFDNLWDSADHRNVRDELLQASFNATVMALDPGPRRTSGF from the coding sequence ATGACCCCCGACCGCCCCAACATCCTCTGGTACTGCACCGACCAGCAGCGGTTCGACACAATCGGCGCGCTGGGCAATCCCCACGTTCGCACGCCGAACCTCGACCGCTTCGTGGCGCAGTCGGCGGCGTTCACGCACGCCTACTGCCAAAGCCCTATCTGCACGCCCAGCCGCGCCAGCTTCCTCACCGGCATGTATCCCAGCCGAATCCGCAACGCGCGCAACGGCAACGCGGTGGTGCCCTCGGAGACTGCCGAGCGTCTGGTCACCCGCGCGCTGGCCGACGCCGGCTACGACGGCGGTCTGGTCGGCAAGCTGCACCTGGCCGGCGCGGCCTCGGCCCAGGAGCCCCGCGTGGACGACGGCTACCGCGTGTTCGAGTACAGCCACGCCCCGCGCAACGACTGGCCGCTGGCGCAGCACGACTACGCCCGCTGGCTGCACGAGAAGGGCCACGACCCTGCGGAAGTGCTGCGCACCAGGGCCGGCTACGGCGGGCTCATGGCGCCTACGCCGGAGCGGGACAACGTTCCGCCAGAGCTCCACCAAACCACCTGGTGCACGGAGCGCGCCATCGCCTTCATCACCGGCGAGCGACCCAGCGATACGCCCTGGTTCCTCTCGGTCAATCCCTACGACCCGCACCCGCCCTACAACCCGCCCTGGGAGTACTACCGCCGCTACGACCCGTCGGCCCTGCCCGGCCCGCATTTCCGCCCGAGCGATCTCGAGACCCAGGGCCGCCTCACCCGCGCCGGCGTCGGCTTCCAGAGCGAGTCGCAGAATCCCGACGACTTCCGCGGACGCGAAGTCCAGGCGGCCTACTACGCCATGATCGAGCTGGTCGATGAGCAGTTCGGGCGGCTGCTCGACGCGCTGGAGTCAGCCGGCCAGGCCGAGCGCACGGTCGTCGTCTTCACCAGCGACCACGGCGAGTCGGCGGGCGATCACGGCCTGCTCCAAAAGGGCTGCCGCTTTTTCGACGGCCTCACGCGCGTGCCGCTGATCTGGCGCTGGCCGGAGCGCTTCGTCGCCGGGCTGCGCAGCGACGCGCTGGTGGAGCTCACCGACATCGCGCCCACCCTGCTGGAGATCGCCGGGCTGCCCGTGCCCGAGGAGACGCAGGGTCGCTCGCTGCTGCCGATCCTGTGCGGCGACGCTCCTGCGAACGACCATCGGGACTACGTGCGCTGCGAGTACCTCGACGCCGTGGACTTTCCCGGCCACACCCGCGCCACCATGTACCGCGACCGCCGCTGGAAGCTGAACGTCTACCACAACCACGGGCTGGGCGAGCTCTACGACATGCAGGCCGATCCACACGAGTTCGACAACCTGTGGGACAGCGCGGACCACCGCAACGTGCGCGACGAGTTGCTGCAGGCCAGCTTCAACGCCACCGTCATGGCGCTGGATCCGGGCCCGCGAAGGACCTCGGGCTTCTAG
- a CDS encoding cupin domain-containing protein — protein sequence MHVHHVDRHSDFAAAKMAKNNLFESERMFCDVYCLEPGQDQRVHAHAASDKVYYVIEGAPTFEVDGERKAFGPGNAVWAPAGSDHGVANETGDRARLLVVMAPRP from the coding sequence ATGCACGTGCACCACGTTGACCGCCACAGCGACTTTGCCGCCGCCAAGATGGCCAAGAACAACCTGTTCGAGTCGGAGCGGATGTTCTGCGACGTCTATTGCCTGGAGCCGGGACAGGACCAGCGGGTCCACGCCCACGCCGCGTCCGACAAGGTCTATTACGTGATCGAGGGCGCGCCGACGTTCGAGGTGGACGGCGAGCGGAAGGCCTTCGGCCCTGGAAACGCCGTGTGGGCGCCGGCAGGATCCGACCACGGGGTGGCGAACGAGACCGGCGATCGGGCGCGGCTGCTGGTCGTGATGGCGCCGCGGCCCTAG
- a CDS encoding pitrilysin family protein, translated as MTRGPALGPETVARSTLANGMVLLVYPNPSSPSVAVAAQHAAGAILETEDDCGLAGLTADGLNRGTATRSFMEFSAELDDVGASLNFGAGIEHGSFSGRALAEDLDVLLRLAADGLQNSTFPDEEVERLRDQALTGIAHVENNPGALADRRFRELLFGRDNPYGRPDEGYADTMRALTPTAVRDFHAEAFDPASIVLAVVGAVTPDAVRDLTARYFEDWRGPGTGAAERQRDAIRTFDTAATTAGGVREDLSLAGKTQTEFTLGWPGVRRLDSAYFPVMMGNYILGQLGLGGRIGANVRDAQGLAYHATSHAEAAHARMPWTIRAGVNPVNVPKAVSSGLAEARCLMDEPPTEEELRLTKQAMIGSLPLRLERNGGIAGMLLTIENFGLGLDYLMRYPDIVEAVTADDVQQAAARLLDPEAYTLVTAGPELPA; from the coding sequence GTGACGCGCGGTCCGGCGCTCGGTCCCGAGACGGTGGCGAGGTCCACCCTGGCCAACGGCATGGTGCTGCTGGTTTACCCCAACCCATCGTCGCCGTCGGTGGCGGTGGCCGCCCAGCATGCGGCGGGGGCCATCCTGGAAACCGAGGACGATTGCGGCCTTGCGGGATTGACCGCCGACGGACTCAACCGCGGCACGGCCACGCGGTCCTTCATGGAGTTCAGCGCCGAGCTCGACGACGTGGGCGCCTCGCTCAACTTCGGCGCGGGCATCGAGCACGGCAGCTTCAGCGGCCGCGCCCTGGCCGAGGACCTGGACGTGCTGCTGCGGCTGGCCGCGGACGGCCTGCAAAACTCCACATTTCCGGACGAAGAGGTCGAGCGCCTGCGCGACCAGGCGCTCACCGGAATCGCGCACGTCGAGAACAACCCCGGCGCGCTGGCCGACCGGCGCTTCCGCGAGCTGCTGTTCGGCCGCGACAACCCCTACGGCCGTCCCGACGAGGGCTACGCGGACACCATGCGCGCCCTCACCCCGACCGCGGTTCGAGACTTCCACGCCGAGGCGTTTGATCCGGCCTCGATCGTGCTGGCGGTGGTCGGCGCGGTGACCCCCGACGCCGTGCGCGACCTTACGGCGCGCTATTTCGAGGACTGGCGCGGACCCGGCACGGGCGCCGCCGAGCGCCAGCGCGATGCCATTCGCACCTTCGACACAGCCGCAACCACGGCCGGCGGTGTGCGCGAGGACCTGAGCCTGGCAGGCAAGACGCAAACCGAGTTCACGCTCGGCTGGCCGGGCGTGCGACGGCTCGACTCCGCGTACTTCCCGGTCATGATGGGCAACTACATCCTGGGGCAACTGGGGCTCGGCGGACGCATTGGCGCCAACGTGCGCGATGCGCAGGGGCTGGCCTATCACGCCACCAGCCACGCCGAGGCGGCCCACGCCCGCATGCCGTGGACCATTCGCGCGGGCGTCAACCCGGTGAACGTGCCCAAGGCCGTCTCCAGCGGGCTGGCGGAAGCGCGGTGCCTGATGGACGAGCCGCCGACCGAGGAGGAGCTGCGGCTCACCAAGCAAGCCATGATCGGCTCGCTGCCGCTGCGGCTGGAGCGCAACGGCGGCATTGCGGGCATGCTCCTGACGATCGAAAACTTCGGCCTGGGACTCGACTACCTCATGCGCTATCCGGACATCGTGGAGGCGGTGACGGCGGACGACGTGCAACAGGCGGCGGCGCGGCTGCTCGATCCCGAGGCCTACACGCTGGTGACCGCCGGACCGGAGCTGCCGGCCTAA